The Streptomyces laurentii genome contains a region encoding:
- a CDS encoding transcriptional regulator, gntR family (DNA-binding site [nucleotide binding];~FCD domain; pfam07729;~Transcriptional regulator, GntR family [Streptomyces venezuelae ATCC10712];~Transcriptional regulators [Transcription]; COG2186;~Winged helix-turn-helix (WHTH) DNA-binding domain of the GntR family of transcriptional regulators; cd07377;~identified by MetaGeneAnnotator; putative), with translation MSTLAHTMMTAARSVESGLGAPGDLDRYPYSEASGPDRVAPPAWEGVDELGRAGRRAAGSRGRGLHGQLVQQLGQMIVSGDLGADRPLVPEEIGQRFEVSRTVVRESLRVLEAKGLVSARPNVGTRVRPVSDWNLLDPDIIEWRAFGPQRDDQRRELAELRWTIEPLAARLAAGHGREDIQQRLSDMVEIMGHAYAQGDTITFSRADAEFHALLIQLAGNRMLEHLSGIVAAALQVSGSPAAGCDRLSESCLGHHARIVEALAAGDAGAAEAAMRQLLTGHPEPVVPGPREQH, from the coding sequence GTGAGTACCCTTGCGCACACGATGATGACCGCCGCCCGCTCCGTCGAGTCCGGCCTCGGCGCCCCGGGCGATCTCGACCGCTACCCCTACTCCGAGGCCTCCGGGCCGGACCGAGTGGCCCCGCCCGCCTGGGAAGGGGTGGACGAGCTCGGCCGGGCCGGCCGCAGGGCCGCCGGCAGCCGCGGCCGCGGACTGCACGGACAGCTCGTCCAGCAGCTCGGCCAGATGATCGTCTCCGGCGACCTCGGCGCCGACCGCCCGCTCGTTCCCGAGGAGATCGGCCAGCGTTTCGAGGTCTCGCGCACCGTCGTGCGCGAGTCGCTGCGCGTGCTGGAGGCGAAGGGCCTGGTCAGTGCCCGGCCCAACGTCGGCACCCGGGTCCGCCCGGTCAGCGACTGGAATCTGCTCGATCCCGACATCATCGAGTGGCGGGCCTTCGGTCCGCAGCGCGACGACCAGCGCCGCGAGCTGGCCGAGCTGCGCTGGACCATCGAGCCGCTCGCCGCCCGGCTCGCCGCCGGTCACGGCCGCGAGGACATCCAGCAGCGGCTGTCCGACATGGTCGAGATCATGGGCCACGCCTACGCCCAGGGCGACACCATCACCTTCTCCCGCGCCGACGCCGAATTCCACGCCCTCCTCATCCAGCTCGCCGGTAACCGCATGCTGGAGCACCTCTCCGGCATCGTCGCCGCCGCCCTGCAGGTCTCCGGATCCCCCGCCGCCGGATGCGACCGCCTCAGCGAGAGCTGCCTCGGCCACCACGCCCGGATCGTCGAGGCCCTCGCCGCCGGTGACGCGGGCGCCGCCGAGGCGGCCATGCGGCAGCTGCTGACCGGACACCCCGAGCCCGTCGTGCCGGGGCCGCGCGAGCAGCACTGA
- a CDS encoding hypothetical protein (Hypothetical protein XNR_1041 [Streptomyces albus J1074];~identified by MetaGeneAnnotator; putative), which translates to MTTVLTPATPLTAADRCDRCGAQAYVRVVLTSGGDLLFCAHHGRKFEPELKKIAAEIQDETDRLSAVPNHAADDER; encoded by the coding sequence GTGACTACTGTTCTGACCCCCGCGACCCCCCTGACGGCCGCTGACCGATGCGACCGCTGCGGCGCCCAGGCGTACGTGCGCGTCGTCCTGACCAGCGGCGGTGACCTGCTCTTCTGTGCTCACCACGGACGCAAGTTCGAGCCGGAACTGAAGAAGATCGCCGCAGAGATACAGGACGAGACGGACCGGCTCAGCGCCGTGCCGAACCACGCCGCGGACGACGAGCGCTGA
- a CDS encoding DNA topoisomerase IV subunit B (ATP binding site [chemical binding];~COG0187 Type IIA topoisomerase (DNA gyrase/topo II, topoisomerase IV), B subunit;~DNA topoisomerase IV subunit B [Streptomyces bingchenggensis BCW-1];~DNA topoisomerase IV subunit B; Reviewed;~G-X-G motif;~Histidine kinase-like ATPases; This family includes several ATP-binding proteins for example: histidine kinase, DNA gyrase B, topoisomerases, heat shock protein HSP90, phytochrome-like ATPases and DNA mismatch repair proteins; cd00075;~Mg2+ binding site [ion binding];~TopoIIA_Trans_DNA_gyrase: Transducer domain, havinga ribosomal S5 domain 2-like fold, of the type found in proteins of the type IIA family of DNA topoisomerases similarto the B subunits of E. coli DNA gyrase and E. coli Topoisomerase IV which are; cd00822;~Topoisomerase-primase domain. This isa nucleotidyltransferase/hydrolase domain foundin type IA, type IIA and type IIB topoisomerases, bacterial DnaG-type primases, small primase-like proteins from bacteria and archaea, OLD family nucleases from...; cl00718;~anchoring element;~dimer interface [polypeptide binding];~identified by MetaGeneAnnotator; putative;~metal binding site [ion binding]), translating to MTADTSVPSSALLTADRDGSNYTARHLLVLEGLEAVRKRPGMYIGSTDSRGLMHCLWEIIDNSVDEALGGYCDHIDVILHDDGSVEVQDNGRGIPVDVEPKTGLSGVEVVMTKLHAGGKFGGGSYAASGGLHGVGASVVNALSARLDVEVDRGVTHALSFRRGVPGIFTESGPDSPFDPSGGLRKGKRVPKGRTGTRVRYWADRQIFLKDAKLSLETLHQRARQTAFLVPGLTIVVRDERDLEGVGKSEETFRFDGGISEFCEFLAQDKAVCDVLRLTGQGTFKETVPVLDDRGHMTPTEVTRELGVDVALRWGTGYDTTLKSFVNIIATPKGGTHVSGFEQAIAKTVNEVLRSAKMLRVAEDDIVKDDALEGLTAVVTVRLAEPQFEGQTKEVLGTSAARRIVANVVAKELKAFLTSTKRDAKAQARAVLEKAVAAARTRIAARQHKDAQRRKTALESSSLPAKLADCRSDDVERSELFIVEGDSALGTAKLARNSEFQALLPIRGKILNVQKSSVSDMLKNAECGAIIQVIGRARAAPSTSTRPATGRSS from the coding sequence GTGACCGCCGATACGTCCGTGCCGTCCAGTGCGCTGCTGACCGCAGACCGTGACGGTTCCAACTACACCGCGCGGCACCTGCTCGTCCTCGAAGGGCTCGAAGCCGTCCGCAAGCGCCCCGGTATGTACATCGGATCCACGGACAGCCGTGGACTGATGCACTGTCTCTGGGAAATCATCGACAATTCGGTCGACGAGGCCCTCGGCGGCTACTGCGACCACATCGACGTGATCCTCCACGACGACGGCTCCGTCGAGGTCCAGGACAACGGCCGCGGCATCCCCGTCGACGTCGAGCCCAAGACGGGCCTCTCCGGCGTCGAGGTCGTCATGACCAAGCTGCACGCCGGCGGCAAGTTCGGCGGCGGCTCCTACGCCGCCTCCGGCGGTCTGCACGGTGTGGGCGCCTCCGTGGTCAACGCGCTCTCCGCCCGCCTCGACGTCGAGGTCGACCGAGGCGTCACGCACGCGCTGAGCTTCCGCCGCGGCGTTCCCGGCATCTTCACCGAGTCCGGCCCGGACAGCCCCTTCGACCCGTCCGGCGGCCTCCGCAAGGGCAAGCGCGTCCCCAAGGGCCGTACGGGCACCCGGGTCCGCTACTGGGCCGACCGCCAGATCTTCCTCAAGGACGCCAAGCTCTCCCTGGAGACGCTGCACCAGCGGGCCCGCCAGACCGCGTTCCTCGTCCCCGGCCTGACCATCGTCGTGCGCGACGAGCGCGACCTCGAGGGCGTGGGCAAGAGCGAGGAGACCTTCCGCTTCGACGGCGGCATCAGCGAGTTCTGCGAGTTCCTCGCCCAGGACAAGGCCGTCTGCGACGTCCTGCGCCTCACCGGGCAGGGCACCTTCAAGGAGACCGTCCCGGTCCTCGACGACCGCGGCCACATGACCCCCACCGAGGTCACCCGCGAGCTCGGCGTCGACGTCGCCCTGCGCTGGGGCACCGGCTACGACACGACGCTGAAGTCCTTCGTCAACATCATCGCCACCCCCAAGGGCGGCACCCACGTCTCCGGTTTCGAGCAGGCGATCGCCAAGACCGTCAACGAGGTGCTGCGCTCCGCCAAGATGCTGCGCGTCGCCGAGGACGACATCGTCAAGGACGACGCCCTGGAGGGTCTCACCGCCGTCGTCACGGTCCGGCTCGCCGAGCCGCAGTTCGAGGGCCAGACCAAGGAGGTGCTCGGCACCTCCGCGGCCCGCCGGATCGTCGCCAACGTGGTCGCCAAGGAGCTCAAGGCCTTCCTGACCTCCACCAAGCGCGACGCCAAGGCCCAGGCCCGGGCCGTCCTGGAGAAGGCCGTCGCCGCCGCCCGTACCCGTATCGCGGCCCGGCAGCACAAGGACGCACAGCGCCGGAAGACGGCCCTGGAGTCCTCCTCGCTGCCCGCCAAGCTCGCCGACTGCCGCAGCGACGACGTCGAGCGCAGCGAACTCTTCATCGTCGAGGGAGACTCGGCGCTCGGCACCGCCAAGCTCGCCCGCAACAGCGAGTTCCAGGCGCTGCTCCCGATCCGCGGCAAGATCCTCAACGTCCAGAAGTCCTCCGTCTCGGACATGTTGAAGAACGCCGAGTGCGGAGCGATCATCCAGGTCATAGGGCGGGCTCGGGCCGCACCTTCGACATCGACGCGGCCCGCTACGGGAAGGTCATCATGA
- a CDS encoding phosphonate C-P lyase system protein phnK (ABC transporter signature motif;~ABC-type Na+ transport system, ATPase component [Energyproduction and conversion / Inorganic ion transport andmetabolism]; COG4555;~ATP binding site [chemical binding];~D-loop;~H-loop/switch region;~P-loop containing Nucleoside Triphosphate Hydrolases; cl09099;~Q-loop/lid;~Walker A/P-loop;~Walker B;~identified by MetaGeneAnnotator; putative;~phosphonate C-P lyase system protein PhnK, partial [Streptomyces sp. C]), producing MLQAIGLTSTPRRDLPPVVDDLTFEARPGTVTALHGPAGAGKTTALRLMLQLEPGRGVTYFRGRALHRVAHPAREVGVLLGDVPGHPSRTVRSQLRMLCAAAGVPGSRADDMLRAVGLDGARDQRIGTLPLVMDRRLGLACALLGGPHTLLLDEPGARLSVRESAWLYELLRAHADEGGTVLYTTADPRDAARNADRVVTLEEGRLVADQDAADFARTRLRPRVVVRTPYATRLAAVLAQESRAARRSVEVVAEGGNHLSVYGSDCATIGESAFRHGLLLHRLADETGDTGDSVVPRQALAPAPASIPGPSPAPEGPPAALSASEAPDADVAATAEEPFGATVADPDRPLPVTEPRSASAPEPAKVSVEAPEGSPAPDSESPPVLDSALVPDVDPDPLPAVQPPRRSPLWPVRYEIRRLLGVPSTPLVVLGVLFVSVVISVLLARNGRTPLPATLAAWPGLSPLPPAALGAGLIGAFSFGEEYRYPALTTGRGAVPRRLGLLLAKLAVAAGVGAFLAVLVVVADREALRFVYGGQLVPVPHNWPGLSANWFGLVIGCAWAGLLGAGVFRAAAAGVAAVLAVPVAFAPPLRHVLAAGPGRSVAGLPGRLRGLMSIEWSTAADRWVMGALKVVGQPVGVALALTLTVLLCAYVLTGLRGRARW from the coding sequence ATGCTCCAGGCCATCGGACTCACCAGCACCCCCCGCCGGGACCTTCCGCCCGTCGTGGACGATCTCACCTTCGAGGCCCGGCCCGGCACGGTCACCGCCCTGCACGGGCCCGCCGGCGCCGGCAAGACCACCGCCCTGCGCCTCATGCTCCAGCTCGAACCGGGCCGTGGCGTCACCTACTTCAGAGGCCGCGCCCTGCACCGCGTCGCCCACCCCGCCCGCGAGGTCGGCGTCCTGCTGGGCGACGTCCCGGGCCACCCCTCCCGTACCGTACGCAGCCAACTCCGCATGCTCTGCGCCGCCGCCGGAGTCCCCGGCTCCCGGGCCGACGACATGCTCCGGGCCGTCGGCCTCGACGGCGCCCGCGACCAGCGCATCGGCACCCTGCCGCTCGTCATGGACCGCCGACTGGGCCTTGCCTGCGCCTTGTTGGGTGGCCCGCACACCCTGCTCCTCGACGAGCCGGGCGCCCGGCTCTCCGTACGCGAGAGCGCCTGGCTGTACGAACTCCTGCGCGCCCACGCCGACGAGGGCGGCACCGTCCTCTACACCACCGCCGACCCCAGGGACGCCGCCCGGAACGCCGACCGGGTCGTCACCCTGGAAGAGGGGCGGCTCGTCGCCGACCAGGACGCCGCCGACTTCGCCCGCACCCGGCTGCGCCCCCGGGTCGTCGTCCGTACGCCCTACGCGACCCGGCTGGCCGCCGTGCTCGCCCAGGAATCCCGGGCCGCCCGCCGCTCGGTGGAAGTGGTCGCGGAGGGCGGCAACCACCTGTCCGTCTACGGCAGCGACTGCGCCACCATCGGCGAGAGCGCCTTCCGGCACGGACTGCTCCTGCACCGGCTCGCCGACGAGACGGGTGACACGGGCGACTCCGTCGTGCCTCGCCAGGCCCTGGCACCGGCGCCCGCTTCCATCCCGGGCCCCTCGCCCGCCCCCGAGGGCCCGCCGGCCGCCCTGTCGGCCTCGGAGGCCCCCGACGCCGATGTCGCGGCGACCGCCGAGGAGCCCTTCGGAGCGACGGTGGCCGACCCGGATCGACCCCTGCCGGTCACGGAACCCCGGAGCGCTTCGGCCCCGGAACCCGCGAAGGTGTCGGTCGAGGCGCCCGAAGGCTCTCCGGCTCCGGACTCCGAGAGCCCGCCCGTCCTGGACTCCGCCCTCGTCCCGGACGTCGACCCCGACCCGCTTCCCGCGGTCCAGCCGCCCCGGCGTTCCCCGCTGTGGCCCGTGCGCTACGAGATCCGCCGCCTCCTCGGGGTGCCCTCCACGCCGCTCGTGGTCCTGGGCGTGCTGTTCGTCTCCGTCGTGATCTCCGTCCTGCTCGCGCGCAACGGGCGCACCCCGCTGCCCGCGACGCTGGCCGCCTGGCCCGGGCTCTCCCCGCTGCCGCCCGCGGCGCTCGGGGCCGGGCTCATCGGCGCCTTCTCCTTCGGGGAGGAGTACCGCTACCCGGCACTCACCACCGGACGCGGCGCCGTCCCGCGCCGGCTCGGTCTGCTGCTGGCCAAACTGGCCGTCGCGGCCGGGGTCGGGGCATTCCTCGCCGTACTGGTCGTCGTCGCCGACCGGGAGGCCCTGCGGTTCGTCTACGGCGGCCAGTTGGTCCCCGTACCGCACAACTGGCCCGGACTGTCCGCCAATTGGTTCGGCCTGGTGATCGGCTGCGCGTGGGCCGGGCTGCTGGGGGCGGGCGTGTTCCGGGCGGCCGCCGCCGGAGTCGCCGCGGTCCTCGCCGTACCGGTGGCCTTCGCGCCACCGCTGCGTCACGTGCTCGCCGCGGGCCCCGGGCGTTCCGTCGCGGGGCTGCCGGGACGGCTGCGCGGTCTCATGAGCATCGAGTGGTCGACGGCGGCGGACCGCTGGGTGATGGGGGCGCTCAAGGTGGTCGGCCAACCCGTGGGGGTGGCCCTGGCGCTGACCTTGACGGTTCTCCTGTGCGCCTATGTGCTCACCGGCCTTCGCGGCAGGGCGCGTTGGTGA
- a CDS encoding serine protease (Trypsin-like serine protease; Many of these are synthesized as inactive precursor zymogens that are cleaved during limited proteolysis to generate their active forms. Alignment contains also inactive enzymes that have substitutions of the catalytic triad...; cd00190;~identified by MetaGeneAnnotator; putative;~serine protease [Streptomyces pristinaespiralis ATCC25486];~substrate binding sites [chemical binding]) has translation MRRPLARALTGALGLLAAAAVPLATPVPAAADSVVVGGRPTRTADAPWVVALSSRARFGGARAGQFCGGAVVAPTKVLTAAHCLGSEVLGGEPWELPDFRVIAGRTALRGDGGREVRVTRTWVNPEYDPAAGSGDLAVVTLERALPASYVIDVATADDPALAPGTAADVYGWGDTTGDGTYARSLRAARVRVLPDATCERAYPGGLGVEYRRETMLCAGDPRGGRDACQGDSGGPLVARGRLIGLVSWGSGCGEADSPGVYTRVSEILRRRS, from the coding sequence ATGCGTCGTCCCCTTGCCCGCGCCCTGACCGGCGCTCTGGGTCTGCTCGCCGCCGCGGCGGTGCCGCTCGCCACCCCGGTTCCCGCCGCCGCCGACAGCGTCGTGGTCGGCGGCCGGCCGACCCGGACCGCGGACGCGCCGTGGGTGGTGGCGCTGTCCAGCCGTGCCCGGTTCGGGGGTGCGCGGGCGGGGCAGTTCTGCGGCGGGGCGGTCGTCGCCCCCACCAAGGTGCTCACGGCGGCCCACTGCCTGGGGAGCGAGGTGCTGGGCGGCGAGCCCTGGGAACTGCCCGACTTCCGGGTGATCGCTGGACGTACGGCGCTGCGCGGCGACGGCGGGCGGGAGGTGCGGGTCACCCGCACCTGGGTCAACCCGGAGTACGACCCGGCGGCCGGTTCGGGTGATCTGGCCGTCGTGACCCTGGAGCGGGCGCTGCCGGCGTCATACGTGATCGACGTGGCCACCGCGGACGATCCCGCGCTCGCGCCCGGGACGGCGGCGGACGTGTACGGCTGGGGCGACACGACCGGCGACGGGACGTACGCGCGGTCGCTGCGCGCCGCGAGGGTGCGGGTGTTGCCGGACGCGACCTGCGAACGGGCGTATCCGGGCGGTCTGGGGGTGGAGTACCGGCGCGAGACGATGCTGTGCGCGGGCGACCCGCGCGGCGGCAGGGACGCCTGTCAGGGCGACAGCGGGGGCCCGCTCGTGGCGCGGGGTCGGCTGATCGGCCTGGTGTCGTGGGGGAGCGGCTGTGGCGAGGCGGACAGCCCCGGCGTCTACACCCGGGTGTCCGAGATCCTGCGCCGGCGCTCCTGA
- a CDS encoding RNA polymerase sigma factor rpoD (DNA binding residues [nucleotide binding];~RNA polymerase sigma factor RpoD [Streptomyces venezuelae ATCC10712];~RNA polymerase sigma factor SigB; Reviewed;~Sigma-70 factor, region 1.2; pfam00140;~Sigma-70 region 2; pfam04542;~Sigma-70 region 3; pfam04539;~Sigma70, region (SR) 4 refers to the most C-terminal of four conserved domains foundin Escherichia coli (Ec) sigma70, the main housekeeping sigma, and related sigma-factors (SFs). A SF isa dissociable subunit of RNA polymerase, it directs bacterial or...; cd06171;~identified by MetaGeneAnnotator; putative): MTAEEGIQQPLKALCISPAQPAPSAHSLPTVVGSGPIQGGAGSRFHRSERLFVSASTSRTLPPEIAESASVMALIERGKADGQIAGDDVRRAFEADQIPPTQWKNVLRSLNQILEEEGVTLMVSAAESPKRTRKSVAAKSPAKRTATKAVTARTTVTKTVSAAGAATAAAGADSTDETGAPVKKAAAKKTAAKKTAAKKTVAKKATAKKTASKKDDDELIEGEELLEDVAPGKDDEETEGESKGFVLSDEDEDDAPAQQVAVAGATADPVKDYLKQIGKVPLLNAEQEVELAKRIEAGLFAEDKLANSDKIAPKLKRELEIIAEDGRRAKNHLLEANLRLVVSLAKRYTGRGMLFLDLIQEGNLGLIRAVEKFDYTKGYKFSTYATWWIRQAITRAMADQARTIRIPVHMVEVINKLARVQRQMLQDLGREPTPEELAKELDMTPEKVIEVQKYGREPISLHTPLGEDGDSEFGDLIEDSEAVVPADAVSFTLLQEQLHSVLDTLSEREAGVVSMRFGLTDGQPKTLDEIGKVYGVTRERIRQIESKTMSKLRHPSRSQVLRDYLD; encoded by the coding sequence GTGACAGCCGAGGAAGGAATACAGCAGCCGCTCAAGGCGCTGTGCATTTCCCCGGCCCAGCCCGCGCCGTCGGCTCATTCCCTGCCGACGGTCGTCGGCTCCGGCCCGATTCAGGGCGGGGCCGGAAGCCGTTTCCATCGTTCCGAGAGGTTGTTCGTGTCGGCCAGCACATCCCGTACGCTCCCGCCGGAGATCGCCGAGTCCGCATCTGTGATGGCGCTCATCGAGCGGGGAAAGGCTGATGGGCAGATCGCCGGCGATGACGTGCGGCGAGCCTTCGAGGCCGACCAGATTCCGCCGACCCAGTGGAAGAATGTTCTGCGCAGCCTGAATCAGATCCTCGAGGAAGAGGGTGTGACGCTGATGGTCAGTGCAGCGGAGTCGCCGAAGCGCACCCGCAAGAGCGTCGCCGCGAAGAGCCCGGCCAAGCGCACCGCCACCAAGGCCGTCACCGCCAGGACGACCGTGACGAAGACCGTCTCGGCCGCCGGTGCGGCCACGGCGGCCGCGGGCGCCGACTCGACCGACGAGACCGGAGCCCCGGTCAAGAAGGCCGCGGCGAAGAAGACCGCCGCCAAGAAGACGGCGGCCAAGAAGACCGTCGCCAAGAAGGCGACGGCGAAGAAGACCGCGTCCAAGAAGGACGACGACGAACTGATCGAGGGCGAGGAGCTGCTCGAGGACGTCGCGCCCGGCAAGGACGACGAGGAGACCGAGGGCGAGAGCAAGGGCTTCGTCCTGTCCGACGAGGACGAGGACGACGCGCCGGCCCAGCAGGTCGCCGTCGCCGGTGCCACCGCCGACCCGGTCAAGGACTACCTCAAGCAGATCGGCAAGGTCCCGCTGCTCAACGCCGAGCAGGAGGTCGAGCTCGCCAAGCGCATCGAGGCCGGTCTGTTCGCCGAGGACAAGCTGGCGAACTCGGACAAGATCGCTCCGAAGCTCAAGCGCGAGCTGGAGATCATCGCCGAGGACGGCCGCCGGGCCAAGAACCACCTCCTGGAGGCCAACCTCCGCCTCGTGGTCTCGCTGGCCAAGCGCTACACCGGCCGCGGCATGCTCTTCCTGGACCTGATCCAGGAGGGCAACCTCGGTCTGATCCGCGCCGTCGAGAAGTTCGACTACACCAAGGGCTACAAGTTCTCCACGTACGCCACCTGGTGGATCCGTCAGGCGATCACCCGCGCCATGGCCGACCAGGCCCGCACCATCCGTATCCCGGTGCACATGGTCGAGGTCATCAACAAGCTCGCCCGTGTGCAGCGCCAGATGCTCCAGGACCTGGGCCGCGAGCCCACCCCGGAGGAGCTGGCCAAGGAACTCGACATGACCCCGGAGAAGGTCATCGAGGTCCAGAAGTACGGCCGTGAGCCGATCTCGCTGCACACCCCGCTGGGCGAGGACGGCGACAGCGAGTTCGGTGACCTCATCGAGGACTCCGAGGCCGTCGTCCCGGCCGACGCGGTCAGCTTCACGCTCCTCCAGGAGCAGCTGCACTCCGTCCTCGACACGCTCTCCGAGCGTGAGGCGGGCGTCGTCTCCATGCGCTTCGGTCTCACCGACGGTCAGCCGAAGACCCTCGACGAGATCGGCAAGGTCTACGGCGTGACGCGTGAGCGCATCCGTCAGATCGAGTCGAAGACGATGTCGAAGCTGCGCCACCCGTCGCGTTCGCAGGTGCTGCGCGACTACCTCGACTGA
- a CDS encoding DNA topoisomerase IV subunit B (COG0187 Type IIA topoisomerase (DNA gyrase/topo II, topoisomerase IV), B subunit;~DNA gyrase B subunit, carboxyl terminus; pfam00986;~DNA topoisomerase IV subunit B [Streptomyces bingchenggensis BCW-1];~DNA topoisomerase IV subunit B; Reviewed;~identified by MetaGeneAnnotator; putative) produces the protein MTDADVDGSHIRTLLLTLFQRYMRPMVEQGRVFAAVPPLHRIELVQPKKGQDKYVYTYSDNELRQTLLEFQRKGVRYKDSIQRYKGLGEMDADQLAETTMDPRHRTLRRINIGDLEAAETVFDLLMGNDVAPRKEFITSSAATLDRSRIDA, from the coding sequence ATGACCGACGCCGACGTCGACGGCTCCCACATCCGCACCCTGCTGCTGACCCTGTTCCAGCGCTACATGCGGCCCATGGTCGAGCAGGGGCGCGTCTTCGCCGCCGTGCCGCCGCTGCACCGCATCGAGCTGGTCCAGCCCAAGAAGGGCCAGGACAAGTACGTCTACACGTACTCGGACAACGAGCTGCGCCAGACCCTGCTGGAGTTCCAGCGCAAGGGGGTCCGCTACAAGGACTCCATCCAGCGCTACAAGGGCCTCGGCGAGATGGACGCGGACCAGCTGGCGGAGACCACCATGGACCCCCGCCACCGCACCCTGCGCCGGATCAACATCGGCGACCTGGAAGCGGCCGAGACGGTCTTCGACCTCCTCATGGGCAACGACGTGGCTCCCCGCAAGGAGTTCATCACCAGCTCCGCGGCGACCCTCGACCGCTCCCGTATCGACGCCTGA